In Blautia sp. SC05B48, a single genomic region encodes these proteins:
- a CDS encoding response regulator transcription factor: MATKQKILIVDDDNNIAELVALYLTKECFETKIVNDGEEALKQFHIFHPDLILLDLMLPGIDGYQVCREIRHTSDVPIIMLSAKGETFDKVLGLELGADDYIIKPFDSKELVARVRAVLRRFHVKSPSAAPKEKCVSYPDLVINLTNYSVTYMGHQIDMPPKELELLYFLAASPNQVFTREQLLDHIWGYEYIGDTRTVDVHIKRLREKIKDNPNWALSTVWGIGYKFEVKDS; this comes from the coding sequence ATGGCTACAAAACAGAAAATCCTCATTGTTGACGATGACAACAACATTGCAGAGCTGGTTGCTCTCTATCTCACAAAAGAATGCTTTGAGACTAAGATCGTAAATGACGGCGAGGAAGCCCTGAAGCAGTTCCATATTTTTCACCCGGATCTGATCCTTCTGGATCTCATGCTTCCGGGCATTGACGGATACCAGGTATGCCGTGAGATCCGTCACACCTCCGATGTACCGATCATTATGCTTTCCGCCAAGGGAGAAACCTTTGACAAAGTCCTGGGACTGGAGCTTGGAGCGGATGATTACATCATCAAGCCTTTTGACTCCAAAGAGCTGGTGGCACGTGTCCGTGCGGTACTGCGCAGATTTCATGTAAAATCTCCGTCTGCCGCGCCAAAGGAAAAATGTGTTTCCTATCCGGATCTGGTGATCAACCTAACCAACTATTCTGTAACTTATATGGGACACCAGATCGATATGCCGCCAAAGGAGTTGGAGCTTCTCTATTTCCTGGCAGCTTCTCCCAATCAGGTTTTCACAAGAGAACAGCTTCTGGATCACATCTGGGGCTATGAATACATTGGTGATACCAGAACCGTAGACGTTCACATCAAACGTCTCCGTGAAAAGATCAAGGATAACCCAAACTGGGCTCTTTCCACAGTCTGGGGAATCGGTTACAAATTTGAGGTAAAGGATTCATGA
- a CDS encoding endonuclease MutS2, whose amino-acid sequence MNKKAYKALEYYKIIDLLTDKASSPMGKDLCRKLTPSTDIDEIRSMQLQTHDALARLFKKGGISFGSVKDIRGTLKRLTVGSALNAPELLSVCSLLENTGRVKAYSRSDRDDGMTDSLDGMFAALEPLTPLSTEIRRCILSEDEISDDASSTLRQIRRSIKATNDRIHTQLSSLVAGSARNYLQDSVITMRDGRYCIPVKAEYKGQVPGMIHDQSATGSTLFIEPMAVVKLNNDIRELELKEQKEIEVILASLSQQVAAELEAIHADLSIMVQLDFIFARAALAMDMNASEPIFNTEGRIRLRQARHPLIDKKKAVPIDIRLGDDFDLLVVTGPNTGGKTVSLKTVGLLTMMGQSGLHIPALDRSELALFREVYADIGDEQSIEQSLSTFSSHMTNVVSFLKSADQDSLVLFDELGAGTDPTEGAALAIAILSHLHEQGIRTMATTHYSELKIYALSTPGVENACCEFDVETLRPTYRLLIGVPGKSNAFAISSKLGLPDFIIDKAKEQISEQDESFEDVLTSLEQSRVTIENERAEIARYKEQVEDLKKSLQEKEEKLDERKERILREANEQAHAILRDTKEYADQTMKLFHKFQKDHVDTASVEKERQNLKKRMSKAETGMSSKQQKQKPKKQLKPSDLSLGDTVKVLSLNLKGTVSSHPDSKGYLFVQMGIIRSKVHISDLELVDEPVITTPSMQRTGAGKIRMSKAASISTEINLLGKTVDEAVAELDKYLDDAYIAHMKSVRIVHGKGTGALRKGVHNYLKRQKHVASFRLGEFGEGDAGVTIVEFKK is encoded by the coding sequence ATGAACAAAAAAGCATACAAAGCACTTGAATACTATAAAATCATAGATCTGCTCACAGACAAGGCCTCCTCCCCCATGGGAAAAGATCTCTGCAGGAAGCTCACCCCTTCCACGGACATTGATGAAATCCGGTCCATGCAGTTACAAACACACGATGCCCTTGCCCGCCTGTTCAAAAAAGGCGGCATTTCCTTCGGCAGTGTCAAGGATATCCGTGGCACATTAAAACGTCTTACTGTGGGCAGCGCTCTGAATGCACCGGAGCTGCTTTCTGTCTGCAGTCTTCTCGAGAATACCGGTCGTGTAAAGGCCTATTCCAGAAGTGATCGTGATGACGGAATGACTGATTCCCTTGATGGAATGTTTGCGGCACTGGAGCCTCTGACGCCCCTTAGTACAGAGATCCGCCGCTGTATCCTTTCTGAGGATGAGATAAGTGACGATGCCAGCAGTACACTTCGTCAGATCCGCCGCAGCATCAAAGCCACCAACGACCGGATACACACCCAGCTTTCTTCTCTGGTTGCAGGAAGTGCTAGGAATTATCTTCAGGATTCCGTTATCACCATGCGTGACGGTCGCTACTGTATCCCAGTAAAGGCTGAATATAAAGGCCAGGTTCCCGGTATGATCCACGACCAGTCAGCCACTGGCTCCACCCTTTTCATTGAGCCCATGGCTGTTGTCAAGCTAAACAACGACATCCGCGAGCTGGAGCTGAAAGAGCAGAAAGAGATCGAAGTGATCCTTGCATCCTTAAGCCAGCAGGTAGCTGCTGAGCTGGAAGCTATTCACGCAGATCTTTCCATCATGGTACAGCTAGATTTTATTTTTGCCCGTGCTGCACTTGCCATGGACATGAACGCCAGTGAACCTATTTTCAACACAGAAGGCCGGATCCGGCTTCGCCAGGCCCGTCATCCACTGATCGATAAGAAAAAAGCCGTTCCTATTGACATCCGTCTCGGGGATGATTTTGACCTCCTGGTTGTCACCGGACCAAACACCGGTGGTAAAACTGTTTCTCTGAAAACCGTAGGTCTTCTTACCATGATGGGACAGTCGGGTCTCCATATCCCGGCGCTCGATCGTTCCGAACTTGCACTTTTCCGCGAGGTTTATGCTGATATCGGAGATGAGCAGAGCATTGAACAGTCCTTAAGTACCTTCTCCTCTCATATGACAAACGTGGTTTCCTTCCTGAAATCCGCAGATCAGGATTCCCTGGTCCTCTTCGATGAGCTTGGTGCCGGTACTGACCCTACAGAGGGTGCCGCTCTTGCCATTGCGATCCTGTCACATCTTCACGAGCAGGGTATCCGTACCATGGCGACCACACATTACAGCGAACTGAAGATCTATGCCCTCTCCACTCCGGGTGTGGAAAATGCCTGCTGTGAATTCGATGTAGAAACCTTACGTCCGACCTACCGCCTTCTGATCGGTGTTCCGGGAAAAAGTAACGCATTTGCCATTTCTTCCAAGCTAGGGCTTCCGGATTTCATCATCGACAAAGCAAAAGAACAGATCAGCGAGCAGGATGAATCTTTTGAAGATGTTCTGACATCCCTGGAGCAGAGCCGTGTCACCATCGAAAACGAGCGTGCTGAAATTGCTCGTTATAAAGAACAGGTAGAAGATCTGAAAAAATCCCTTCAGGAAAAAGAAGAAAAGCTGGATGAACGTAAAGAGCGGATTCTCAGAGAAGCCAATGAACAGGCACATGCGATTCTCCGCGATACCAAGGAATACGCAGATCAGACCATGAAGCTTTTCCATAAATTCCAGAAGGATCACGTAGATACCGCTTCCGTGGAAAAAGAGCGCCAGAACCTGAAAAAACGTATGTCAAAAGCCGAAACTGGAATGTCTTCCAAACAGCAGAAGCAAAAGCCAAAAAAACAGCTGAAACCATCCGATCTTTCTCTTGGCGATACCGTAAAGGTGCTCAGCCTGAATCTCAAGGGAACAGTTTCCAGTCATCCGGATTCCAAAGGATATCTCTTTGTGCAGATGGGTATCATCCGTTCCAAGGTTCATATCTCCGATCTGGAGCTTGTGGACGAACCGGTGATCACCACTCCGTCCATGCAGCGCACCGGTGCCGGAAAGATCCGTATGTCCAAGGCAGCCAGCATTTCCACAGAGATCAATCTTCTCGGAAAAACCGTAGATGAGGCAGTTGCAGAGCTGGATAAATATCTGGATGACGCCTATATCGCACACATGAAATCCGTCCGTATCGTTCACGGAAAAGGTACCGGTGCCCTCCGCAAAGGTGTCCACAATTACCTGAAGCGCCAGAAGCACGTAGCTTCCTTCCGTCTCGGCGAATTCGGAGAAGGCGATGCCGGCGTGACCATTGTAGAATTCAAGAAATAA
- a CDS encoding 3'-5' exoribonuclease YhaM family protein produces the protein MRFLNELHEGDRVNGIYLCKQKQAATTKNGKPYENLILQDKTGVIDGKIWDPNSLGIDDFDALDYIEIMGDVTSFAGAMQLNIKRARKAGEGEYDPADYLPTSENSVDDMQSQLRELINSVKNPYLSQLLKKLFVEDQEFMKIFEGHSAAKTVHHGFIGGLMEHTLGVTRLCDYMANAYPVLNRDLLITTALLHDVGKTKELSAFPMNDYTDEGQLLGHIVIGAQMVHDLAKEIPDFPEKIENQVIHCILAHHGELEYGSPKKPALAEAVALNLADNTDARMETLTEIFHADKGKKEWLGFNRLFESNLRRTGDI, from the coding sequence ATGCGTTTTTTAAATGAATTACATGAAGGAGACAGAGTAAACGGGATCTATCTCTGCAAACAGAAACAGGCAGCTACAACGAAGAATGGCAAGCCTTATGAGAATCTGATCCTTCAGGATAAAACAGGTGTGATCGATGGTAAGATCTGGGATCCCAATTCTCTGGGAATTGATGATTTTGATGCTCTTGATTACATTGAGATCATGGGAGATGTGACAAGCTTTGCAGGCGCCATGCAGCTGAATATCAAGAGAGCACGCAAGGCAGGAGAAGGGGAGTATGATCCGGCAGATTATCTTCCTACCAGTGAGAACAGTGTGGATGATATGCAGAGCCAGCTGCGAGAGCTTATCAACAGTGTGAAGAATCCCTATCTTTCCCAGCTTCTGAAGAAGCTTTTTGTAGAAGATCAGGAATTTATGAAGATATTTGAGGGACATTCTGCGGCCAAGACCGTACATCATGGCTTTATCGGTGGATTGATGGAACACACTCTTGGAGTGACACGTCTCTGTGATTACATGGCGAATGCATATCCGGTTTTAAACCGTGATCTTCTGATCACAACTGCACTTCTTCATGATGTGGGTAAAACTAAGGAGCTTTCTGCTTTTCCGATGAATGATTATACAGATGAGGGACAGCTTCTGGGACATATTGTGATCGGGGCGCAGATGGTACATGATCTTGCAAAAGAGATTCCGGATTTTCCGGAGAAGATTGAGAATCAGGTGATCCACTGTATTCTTGCACATCATGGTGAGCTGGAGTACGGTTCTCCCAAGAAACCGGCACTTGCGGAGGCAGTTGCCCTGAATCTGGCAGACAATACAGATGCAAGGATGGAGACTCTGACAGAAATTTTCCACGCAGACAAAGGCAAAAAAGAATGGCTTGGTTTCAACCGGCTTTTTGAGTCCAATTTAAGAAGAACAGGAGATATTTAA
- the rlmD gene encoding 23S rRNA (uracil(1939)-C(5))-methyltransferase RlmD, with amino-acid sequence MEFRKNDILTLDIEDCGVDGEGIGKADGFTVFVKDAVIGDRIKAKIIKAKKNYGYGRLMEVITPSPYRVKPACSIARQCGGCQLQALSYEQQLKFKEKKVRGHLERIGGFQNLDMEPIMGMEEPYHYRNKAQFPVGKNKDGKIITGFYAGRTHSIIDNRECILGVKQNKEVLDRVIGHMEKYHVQPYDETTGKGLVRHIMIRYGFHTDEMMVCLILNGDKIPAEKALVESLCEIPEMTSITINVNKKRNNVILGDQLRLLWGQSYITDSIGDISYQISPLSFFQVNPIQTEKLYGKALEYAGLTGNETVWDLYCGIGTISLFLAQKAKFVRGVEIVPQAIDNARENAKLNGIENVEFFVGKAEEVLPREYEKNGVYADVIVVDPPRKGCDEVLLDTILKMKPERVVYVSCDSATLARDLKVLCAEDYELMRVSTTDMFPQGVHVETVCLLSRKSQ; translated from the coding sequence ATGGAATTCCGTAAAAACGATATACTCACTTTAGATATAGAGGATTGCGGAGTTGACGGTGAAGGTATCGGGAAAGCCGATGGCTTCACCGTTTTTGTGAAAGACGCCGTGATCGGAGACCGGATCAAAGCCAAGATCATCAAGGCAAAAAAGAACTACGGCTATGGCCGCCTGATGGAGGTGATCACGCCGTCTCCATACCGTGTGAAGCCTGCCTGCTCCATTGCCCGCCAGTGCGGAGGATGCCAGCTTCAGGCATTATCCTACGAGCAGCAGCTGAAATTTAAAGAGAAAAAGGTTCGTGGACATCTGGAAAGAATCGGAGGTTTTCAGAATCTTGATATGGAACCGATCATGGGGATGGAAGAACCCTATCATTATCGAAACAAGGCACAGTTTCCGGTAGGAAAAAATAAAGACGGAAAGATCATCACAGGCTTTTATGCAGGAAGAACCCACTCCATCATTGATAACCGGGAATGTATTCTGGGAGTGAAACAGAATAAAGAGGTTTTGGATCGTGTGATCGGACACATGGAAAAATATCATGTACAGCCTTACGATGAGACTACGGGAAAAGGTCTTGTACGTCATATTATGATTCGTTATGGCTTCCATACAGATGAGATGATGGTCTGTCTGATCTTAAACGGAGATAAGATCCCTGCAGAAAAGGCTCTGGTGGAATCACTCTGTGAAATTCCGGAAATGACCAGCATTACCATCAATGTTAATAAAAAACGGAATAATGTGATCCTGGGTGATCAGCTTCGTCTCCTTTGGGGACAGTCCTATATAACGGACAGCATCGGAGATATTTCCTATCAGATTTCTCCCCTGTCCTTTTTCCAGGTTAATCCCATCCAGACCGAAAAACTGTATGGAAAGGCTCTGGAATATGCCGGCCTTACGGGAAATGAAACTGTATGGGATCTGTACTGTGGAATCGGAACTATCTCCCTGTTCCTGGCCCAGAAAGCAAAATTCGTCCGCGGCGTGGAGATCGTACCACAGGCCATTGACAATGCAAGAGAGAATGCGAAGCTCAATGGCATTGAGAATGTAGAGTTTTTTGTCGGAAAAGCAGAGGAAGTGCTGCCGAGAGAGTATGAGAAGAATGGCGTTTATGCAGACGTTATCGTGGTAGACCCGCCACGGAAGGGCTGTGATGAGGTGCTTCTGGATACAATCCTTAAAATGAAGCCGGAGAGGGTTGTGTATGTGAGCTGTGATAGTGCGACACTGGCGAGGGATCTGAAGGTGCTGTGTGCGGAGGATTATGAGTTGATGCGGGTTTCTACTACGGATATGTTTCCGCAGGGAGTCCATGTTGAAACAGTCTGCCTTCTGTCAAGAAAATCCCAATAA
- a CDS encoding helix-turn-helix domain-containing protein: MAKQHDKQFKLDAVQYYQDHKNLGVRGCAENLGIGYSTLTKWLKDFRESGDIPVRGSGNYASDEQKEIARLRRELRDAQDALDVLKKAINILRK, from the coding sequence ATGGCAAAGCAACATGACAAACAATTTAAACTTGATGCAGTCCAGTACTATCAGGATCACAAAAATCTCGGAGTACGTGGATGTGCAGAAAATCTTGGCATCGGATACAGCACATTAACAAAATGGCTGAAAGACTTCCGGGAATCAGGTGATATTCCTGTTCGTGGTTCTGGTAATTATGCATCTGATGAGCAGAAGGAAATTGCCCGTCTCAGACGTGAATTACGTGATGCCCAAGATGCACTTGATGTGTTAAAAAAAGCAATCAACATTCTGAGAAAATGA
- a CDS encoding IS3 family transposase — protein sequence MTEAIYLEVSEKTEAAKKAGRRVSVSRMLKFLGVSRSGYLAWLHHVPSDTEKRRKAVKAKIQDIYDDSKQNYGAPKITVELRKTGEVISERTVGTYMRQMGIRAQWSKPWTITTKDSDFSTELQNILDEQFNPDRPNAVWCSDITYIWTIDGFVYLTSVMDLFSRKIIAWTLSETLEVSCVIDTINKAQVRRNIDQPLIIHSDRGSQYVAKEYKKATENM from the coding sequence ATGACGGAAGCCATTTATCTTGAAGTGTCTGAGAAGACGGAAGCTGCCAAAAAGGCTGGACGCCGGGTTTCCGTCTCCAGAATGTTGAAATTTTTAGGTGTCTCTCGCTCAGGATATCTTGCATGGCTCCACCACGTACCTTCTGATACAGAAAAACGTCGTAAAGCTGTAAAAGCAAAAATACAGGATATTTATGATGATTCCAAGCAGAACTACGGTGCTCCGAAAATCACTGTAGAACTTCGAAAAACTGGTGAAGTCATTTCGGAAAGAACCGTTGGTACATATATGCGCCAAATGGGGATCCGTGCTCAGTGGAGCAAACCATGGACGATCACCACAAAAGATTCCGATTTCAGCACTGAATTACAAAATATCCTTGATGAGCAATTTAATCCTGATCGTCCGAATGCAGTCTGGTGTTCGGATATTACCTACATCTGGACAATAGATGGATTTGTCTATCTGACCAGTGTTATGGATTTATTTTCCAGAAAAATCATAGCCTGGACGCTTTCAGAAACACTGGAAGTATCTTGCGTGATTGATACTATAAACAAAGCCCAAGTTCGCCGAAATATCGATCAACCATTAATTATCCATTCGGATCGTGGCAGCCAATATGTTGCAAAGGAATATAAAAAAGCAACCGAAAATATGTAG
- a CDS encoding IS3 family transposase, with protein sequence MKREWLNRFKIRDYKQTYQLIFEYLEAFYNTKRIHSHCNYMSPNEFERVYERTHTEAELLAG encoded by the coding sequence ATCAAACGTGAATGGCTCAATCGCTTTAAAATTCGCGACTATAAGCAGACATACCAGTTGATTTTTGAATATCTGGAAGCTTTCTACAATACGAAACGAATTCATAGCCATTGCAACTATATGTCGCCAAACGAATTCGAACGAGTGTATGAAAGAACGCACACTGAGGCTGAGCTTCTGGCAGGTTAA
- the tmk gene encoding dTMP kinase, giving the protein MLEKEKLDGYFIAVDGPNGVGKSTLIEAIKNKLEVLGYAVYITREPTDTKLGNFLREFAEKHSGISLACLVAADRYEHMTNEIIPALEEGQLVISDRYILSSLILQEMDGVSATFVLTANSEIIKPDLQLAVFADERVLQKRLSERDTLTRFEKGNQSKSELDFMERGIIELRKYNIDVMNIYNNDNLEENVEKVVSYVVNNWRKV; this is encoded by the coding sequence ATGTTAGAGAAGGAAAAACTAGACGGTTATTTTATAGCTGTAGATGGTCCTAATGGTGTTGGAAAGTCAACACTAATAGAGGCTATAAAAAATAAATTGGAAGTATTGGGATATGCTGTATATATAACAAGGGAGCCCACGGATACTAAACTGGGAAATTTCTTAAGAGAGTTTGCAGAAAAACATTCAGGGATAAGTTTGGCGTGTTTGGTTGCGGCAGATAGATATGAGCATATGACCAATGAAATTATACCTGCATTAGAAGAGGGACAACTGGTTATTTCTGATAGGTATATACTTTCATCACTAATATTGCAAGAAATGGATGGTGTTAGTGCTACTTTTGTGTTGACTGCAAATTCCGAAATAATAAAGCCGGATTTGCAATTGGCAGTGTTTGCAGATGAAAGGGTTTTGCAAAAAAGATTATCAGAACGAGATACATTGACTAGATTTGAAAAAGGGAATCAGTCAAAAAGTGAACTTGATTTTATGGAGAGAGGGATTATAGAATTAAGGAAATATAATATCGATGTTATGAATATTTATAACAATGACAATTTGGAAGAAAATGTAGAAAAAGTGGTTTCTTATGTAGTTAATAACTGGAGGAAGGTATGA
- a CDS encoding B12-binding domain-containing radical SAM protein, with product MKKFILFNSPIFWDTTKEKEQYLSPLGLGYIATYLEKAGIDVTIVDCVKERKSVTDIANFINKMHPDYIGINIFTQNYEMVKFIIESIEIPCDCFIGGQAVKSIYFDILQWDTQNRLNIIIGEGEFIIPALVLGLCNQIPEEQKNQKFVYRVNKDSEYFPEDISNVFLDRRYLGNEIVDNHYGEKEIAIITSRGCAFDCAFCGGARSLNKDVTTRIRTEESVIMEIKEILSTYPDIQSIRILDDLFLRNGKSIDMANNIFSKFPQLSWRGMVHVLSLIGNIEKVKDLHNGRCRELFIGIESGSERMRKKINKLGSSDDVITVSKEILENGIDLKGYFIYGFPEETKEDFQKTYELASKIKEISLKTPGTFRTSVFQFRPYHGTQLYNEIVKSTGIIHGCEFNKSISQFEGRSQFNFEFGNYSAEIDEMLNEYIIKTQKLTEEEQ from the coding sequence ATGAAAAAATTTATTCTATTTAACTCTCCTATATTTTGGGATACCACAAAAGAGAAAGAACAGTATTTATCACCACTGGGATTAGGATATATAGCAACATATTTAGAAAAAGCGGGAATAGATGTTACTATTGTAGATTGCGTAAAAGAAAGAAAATCTGTAACAGATATAGCGAATTTTATTAATAAAATGCATCCAGATTATATTGGAATAAACATTTTTACGCAAAATTACGAAATGGTGAAGTTTATTATTGAAAGTATTGAGATCCCATGTGATTGTTTTATCGGAGGACAAGCCGTTAAGAGTATTTATTTTGATATACTTCAATGGGATACCCAAAATAGATTGAACATAATTATTGGTGAGGGAGAATTTATAATACCTGCCCTTGTTTTAGGATTATGCAATCAGATTCCAGAGGAACAAAAGAATCAAAAATTTGTATATAGAGTTAATAAAGATTCGGAATATTTTCCAGAGGATATTTCAAATGTCTTTTTGGATAGGAGGTATTTGGGAAACGAGATAGTAGACAATCATTATGGTGAGAAAGAAATAGCAATCATTACATCGAGAGGATGTGCGTTTGATTGCGCGTTTTGCGGAGGGGCCAGGAGCTTAAATAAAGATGTTACAACCAGAATTCGCACAGAAGAAAGTGTTATAATGGAAATCAAAGAAATACTATCTACATATCCAGATATACAAAGCATTCGAATTTTAGATGATTTGTTTTTAAGAAATGGTAAAAGTATAGATATGGCAAATAATATTTTTTCAAAATTTCCACAGTTGAGTTGGCGAGGAATGGTTCATGTGTTGTCTCTAATTGGAAATATTGAAAAAGTGAAGGATCTCCACAATGGAAGGTGTAGGGAATTGTTTATTGGAATCGAATCTGGTTCAGAAAGAATGAGAAAGAAAATAAATAAGCTTGGTAGTTCAGATGATGTTATAACTGTTTCAAAAGAAATTCTGGAGAATGGAATTGACTTGAAGGGGTATTTTATTTATGGTTTTCCAGAAGAAACAAAAGAAGATTTTCAAAAAACATATGAATTGGCTTCTAAAATAAAAGAAATATCGCTTAAGACTCCTGGAACATTTAGAACCAGTGTGTTCCAATTTAGACCATATCATGGAACGCAGTTATATAATGAAATAGTAAAAAGCACTGGAATTATTCATGGGTGTGAATTTAATAAATCAATAAGTCAATTTGAGGGAAGATCACAGTTCAATTTTGAATTTGGGAATTATAGTGCGGAGATAGATGAAATGTTAAATGAATATATTATAAAAACACAGAAACTTACAGAGGAAGAACAATGA
- a CDS encoding uracil-DNA glycosylase family protein produces the protein MIEQIRRCQKCGLCFNQKPLLDTEKECQVFWVGLSAKKMESDEEVPLSPETNTGMLIQKIEELCGEVITYKTNLVKCLPLTEEQKLRYPNRKEIDSCFEHLVGEIQAMSPKIVFLLGEKVYSSVGKHLKINFEKWDEFEYHYKKYEGTYYVPIHHPSYIYVYKRKRMDEYIEGVERIINQLL, from the coding sequence ATGATTGAGCAAATACGTAGATGTCAAAAGTGCGGTTTGTGTTTTAACCAAAAACCGCTATTAGATACAGAAAAAGAATGTCAGGTTTTTTGGGTAGGTCTTTCGGCAAAAAAAATGGAATCTGATGAAGAAGTCCCGTTGTCTCCGGAAACCAATACAGGAATGTTGATTCAAAAGATAGAGGAATTGTGTGGAGAGGTAATCACATATAAAACAAATTTAGTAAAATGCCTTCCTTTAACAGAGGAACAAAAATTGCGTTATCCTAATAGAAAAGAAATCGATAGTTGTTTTGAACATTTGGTTGGTGAAATTCAGGCAATGTCTCCGAAAATAGTTTTTTTGTTGGGAGAAAAAGTTTATTCATCTGTTGGAAAACATTTAAAAATCAATTTTGAAAAATGGGATGAATTTGAATATCATTATAAAAAATATGAAGGGACTTATTATGTACCAATTCACCATCCATCTTATATTTACGTTTATAAAAGAAAACGAATGGATGAATATATTGAGGGGGTTGAAAGGATAATAAATCAATTATTATAG
- a CDS encoding SymE family type I addiction module toxin: MAKKNVRNMKVCGQSGYKYETVPTITLKGKWLEELGFHLGDYVQVKCENGQLIITPDVNKAQEQEAKTAFMDEEIKKLKIRYQNEKEEITAKYVAEQSAGCYGKKA, translated from the coding sequence ATGGCAAAGAAAAATGTAAGAAATATGAAGGTTTGTGGACAGAGCGGTTATAAATATGAGACGGTTCCGACAATTACATTAAAAGGAAAATGGCTGGAAGAACTTGGATTTCATCTTGGAGATTATGTACAGGTGAAATGTGAAAATGGTCAGCTGATTATCACACCGGATGTGAATAAAGCACAGGAGCAGGAAGCAAAAACAGCATTTATGGATGAGGAGATTAAGAAACTGAAAATCAGATACCAGAATGAAAAAGAAGAAATTACTGCAAAATATGTGGCGGAGCAGAGTGCCGGCTGTTATGGAAAGAAAGCATGA
- a CDS encoding ParA family protein, translating to MARIIMCGSFKGGVGKTASSWNLAYSLAEMGKRVLAVDFDSQANQTTSFGIEDPAAVPVTIGHLMMNRLEDEEVPDPSEFIQSRNGVDFIPSSMMLSAVDSKLRMEMGSEKMLVGILEPLRGLYDYIIVDTCPSLGTLTINALTAADEVIIAVNPQLLAMMGLQDFIRTVKKVRSRLNDRLQIAGILLTMCDARTNLCKVITEQLTDTFDGQIRIFKNIIPNTVKVGESIYYSEPLLEYAPENKACKAYRNLAEEVVGDES from the coding sequence ATGGCAAGGATTATTATGTGCGGATCATTTAAAGGGGGAGTTGGCAAGACTGCCAGCTCCTGGAACCTGGCTTATTCACTGGCTGAGATGGGAAAAAGGGTTCTGGCTGTTGATTTTGACAGCCAGGCAAATCAGACTACCAGCTTCGGAATTGAAGATCCTGCGGCTGTACCGGTGACGATTGGACATCTGATGATGAATCGGCTGGAAGATGAGGAAGTGCCGGATCCGTCAGAATTTATTCAGAGCAGAAACGGTGTGGACTTTATTCCATCATCCATGATGCTTTCGGCAGTGGACAGTAAGCTACGGATGGAAATGGGTTCAGAGAAGATGCTGGTCGGCATTCTGGAGCCACTGAGAGGGCTGTATGACTATATTATTGTAGACACCTGTCCATCGCTCGGAACATTGACGATTAACGCACTGACGGCGGCTGATGAGGTGATTATTGCTGTCAATCCACAGCTTCTGGCAATGATGGGATTGCAGGATTTTATCCGGACAGTGAAGAAAGTCAGAAGCAGACTGAATGACCGCCTGCAGATTGCAGGGATTCTGCTGACTATGTGTGATGCCAGAACAAATCTCTGCAAGGTAATCACAGAACAGCTGACGGATACTTTTGATGGACAGATCCGGATTTTTAAGAACATCATACCAAACACAGTAAAGGTGGGAGAATCAATTTATTACAGTGAGCCGCTTCTGGAGTATGCACCGGAGAATAAGGCTTGTAAAGCATACCGAAATCTGGCAGAGGAGGTGGTTGGGGATGAAAGCTAA